In one Bacteroidales bacterium genomic region, the following are encoded:
- a CDS encoding site-specific integrase, giving the protein MKFSLKFRSEQRKNGIESLRTEKVPLYADIRFAGQRLNYFTGYKIDSVNFDSLSGRVKKNSSGYQGRTKVNYSIINGKLIDIEKELKDIFEGTTQSPDKEVLKSKLAQICCKAEKMPEVNELDFFQAFNYYVENCSLSFGRKKHVKTTINHWRRFEAFKKAHFSFNNITPNVLAQFESYLKKNCLRPKSRSSKELILSPISRNTIHSIMKMTRTFWNDARKRGITDTYPFKDYEIPAEVYGTPVYITLDERDLLYHASIENEKLARVRDVFLFQCYVGARIGDLCKLTKGNVNNGVLSYIPRKTKDGKPVTVTIPLSERAKEIISRYDLPGNMLLPFISDQRYNDYLKELFSHENIRLDRIVTRLNPLTREPEQVRLCDIASSHLARRTFIGNLFGKVDSDIICSMSGHVQGSRAFSRYHDVSVELQKHAIDLLK; this is encoded by the coding sequence ATGAAATTCAGTTTAAAATTTAGATCTGAGCAGCGGAAAAATGGAATTGAAAGCCTAAGGACCGAAAAGGTGCCCTTATATGCAGATATTCGATTTGCAGGACAGAGATTGAACTATTTTACCGGATATAAAATCGACAGTGTTAATTTTGATTCTTTATCAGGAAGAGTGAAAAAGAATAGTTCAGGGTATCAAGGGCGGACAAAAGTTAATTATAGCATTATAAATGGCAAACTGATTGATATTGAGAAAGAACTTAAAGATATATTCGAAGGTACAACCCAGTCACCAGACAAGGAGGTTTTGAAATCTAAACTTGCACAGATATGTTGTAAAGCTGAAAAAATGCCAGAAGTAAATGAATTGGATTTCTTCCAGGCTTTTAATTATTATGTAGAAAATTGCAGTCTTTCATTCGGCAGGAAGAAACATGTGAAGACTACTATCAATCACTGGAGAAGGTTTGAAGCCTTCAAGAAGGCACATTTTAGTTTTAATAACATTACACCTAATGTATTGGCTCAGTTTGAATCATATCTGAAGAAAAACTGTTTGCGGCCAAAAAGCCGCTCTTCCAAAGAATTGATTCTTAGTCCAATCAGCCGAAACACTATCCATAGCATCATGAAAATGACCAGAACCTTCTGGAATGATGCCAGGAAAAGAGGGATTACTGACACATATCCATTCAAAGATTATGAAATACCTGCAGAAGTGTATGGAACTCCGGTTTATATCACACTTGATGAGCGGGATTTGCTTTATCATGCAAGTATTGAGAATGAAAAACTGGCTAGGGTCCGTGATGTTTTCTTGTTTCAGTGCTATGTGGGAGCAAGAATCGGTGATTTGTGTAAACTCACAAAGGGAAATGTTAACAATGGGGTTTTAAGCTATATTCCCAGAAAAACTAAGGATGGGAAGCCTGTAACTGTAACAATACCACTATCAGAAAGAGCAAAGGAGATTATCTCCAGATATGATCTTCCAGGAAATATGTTATTGCCTTTCATTAGCGACCAGAGGTATAATGACTATCTGAAAGAGCTATTCAGCCACGAGAATATTAGGTTAGACAGAATTGTAACAAGATTAAATCCGCTAACCAGAGAACCTGAGCAGGTACGATTATGTGATATTGCAAGCTCACATCTTGCCAGAAGAACATTTATTGGCAACCTTTTCGGAAAGGTTGACTCTGATATAATTTGCTCGATGAGTGGACATGTACAAGGGAGTAGAGCCTTTAGCAGGTACCATGATGTATCAGTTGAGCTACAGAAACATGCTATTGATTTACTAA
- a CDS encoding DNA-3-methyladenine glycosylase 2 family protein translates to MDPIVNQTDIDKLTKVDDIFATINAKYGSPPNWNRPQGFITLCKIILEQQVSLQSANAHFNKLNTYIPDFIPEEILKLSDDQMRVCQISRQKSRYLKELSKAILDRKLELEKLPGLTQSEVRTKLKEIKGIGDWTADIYLMFCLQAKDIFPSGDIAVVKTIMELTTAQTKDEILECAEKWKPFRSLATYFLWHYYLCKRGRS, encoded by the coding sequence ATGGATCCTATTGTTAATCAAACTGATATAGATAAACTTACCAAGGTTGATGACATTTTTGCGACCATAAATGCTAAATATGGTTCACCTCCTAATTGGAACAGACCTCAAGGATTTATCACGCTGTGCAAGATTATCCTGGAACAACAGGTGAGTTTACAATCCGCAAATGCTCATTTCAATAAGCTCAATACTTATATACCTGACTTTATCCCGGAAGAAATATTAAAACTTTCTGATGATCAGATGCGAGTGTGCCAAATCAGCAGACAGAAATCCAGGTATTTAAAGGAACTTTCAAAGGCTATATTAGATCGCAAGCTTGAATTAGAAAAATTACCAGGCTTAACCCAGTCTGAAGTTAGAACAAAACTAAAGGAAATCAAGGGTATTGGTGATTGGACAGCAGATATCTACCTGATGTTCTGTTTGCAGGCAAAAGACATTTTCCCTTCCGGGGATATTGCTGTCGTTAAAACAATTATGGAACTCACAACTGCCCAAACAAAAGATGAAATACTTGAATGTGCAGAAAAGTGGAAACCATTTCGTTCTCTTGCTACCTATTTTTTGTGGCATTATTATCTATGCAAACGAGGAAGGTCTTGA
- a CDS encoding choice-of-anchor L domain-containing protein has product MRTFTRLILPFLVILMLANKGFSQMVINSTVTPDDLVQTLVGTGISYSNVTFNGGNIARGTFSGPSNIGIASGVVLATGNVNSIPNPPNGGMGGSGTSAVQNDPDMNAICGVNTNNGSILEFDFIPQGTQLSFNYVFTSEEYATYAPPCNSPYNDGFGFFISGPGLSGPYSNSSVNIALIPSTTVPVSINNVNCVTNSDYYITNYAGSGGCSGCGSTGKITDPNFVFNAYTTVFQATVTVVACTTYHIKLAVANADDQSLNTGVFLQESSFSSNPIDVTTTYSNPLIDTTMVEGCNSALITFGIDSIPTLPVIIPLTYAGTALNGIDYPNLPANLVIPAGSQTASINVIPINDGINEGQETLEITYSNVTCSGSQNQTSIFYINDYPVLQALAPNDLTVNCNQVTNLTVLHNGGTEPYHYLWSTGDTVAGISVSPANTTTYYVTISDGCGSVSNDSVKITVITPLVEAGPSGSTCSSSPITFSGNALNYNPGSISWTHTGIGSLSGQTSLSPTYTPGTNEQGLIWIKLTIEGLGGCAGHFYSDSLSLQIDPPPTANAGPDDDMCQVDTYTLAALATDYDAATLTWTENGPGTLTGGTTLTPTYTPIPGEMGNVVFTLTVNGTGSCASQQATDQMILTVNPPPFVLAGPSASICAGSTYTLNNSMANFCQALLWTTSGTGTFGDPTSIHPVYTPSAADIAAGSVILSFRGDGSLSCNAIQSTDQLTLTINPKPFADAGLDDNTCQGMNYTVSGASALNTTASGVLWTENGAGSLINNNTLTPTYVPAFCETGTVTLTLTVSGALNVPGNNLC; this is encoded by the coding sequence ATGCGAACTTTTACCAGACTGATCCTCCCATTTCTGGTGATACTGATGCTTGCCAATAAGGGTTTCTCCCAAATGGTAATCAATAGTACCGTTACCCCTGATGATCTGGTCCAAACCCTTGTTGGGACCGGGATATCTTATAGTAACGTGACCTTTAACGGGGGTAATATTGCCAGGGGAACGTTCTCAGGACCTAGCAATATTGGTATTGCTTCAGGGGTGGTTTTGGCAACAGGGAATGTAAATTCAATTCCGAATCCACCAAATGGAGGCATGGGAGGATCTGGCACATCTGCTGTACAGAATGACCCGGATATGAATGCTATTTGCGGGGTTAACACAAATAATGGGAGTATCCTCGAATTTGACTTCATTCCTCAAGGTACACAACTCTCTTTCAATTACGTATTCACTTCAGAAGAATATGCAACCTATGCCCCACCCTGCAATTCACCCTATAATGATGGCTTTGGTTTCTTTATCAGCGGACCTGGCTTATCAGGGCCTTATTCCAATAGCTCTGTCAATATCGCATTGATTCCTTCTACAACTGTCCCGGTATCTATTAATAATGTCAACTGTGTAACTAATTCCGACTATTATATCACAAATTATGCTGGCTCTGGCGGGTGCTCTGGTTGCGGAAGCACTGGGAAAATTACAGACCCTAATTTTGTGTTTAATGCATATACGACTGTATTTCAGGCTACTGTTACCGTTGTTGCCTGTACTACCTATCACATTAAACTTGCTGTAGCAAATGCTGACGATCAATCTCTCAATACTGGTGTTTTTCTGCAGGAAAGCAGTTTTTCCAGTAATCCGATAGATGTAACAACAACTTATTCGAACCCTTTGATTGATACCACCATGGTTGAAGGCTGCAATTCAGCACTGATCACCTTTGGTATCGATTCCATTCCCACTTTACCGGTTATTATTCCGCTAACCTATGCAGGCACAGCCTTGAATGGCATTGATTATCCGAACCTTCCGGCAAACCTGGTAATTCCTGCGGGAAGTCAGACAGCATCAATTAATGTAATTCCTATCAACGATGGGATCAACGAAGGACAGGAAACGCTCGAAATTACTTACTCTAACGTTACCTGTAGTGGATCTCAGAATCAAACCTCCATTTTCTATATCAATGACTATCCTGTTCTGCAGGCATTAGCACCTAATGACCTGACAGTAAACTGCAACCAGGTCACCAATCTCACAGTCCTCCATAATGGAGGTACTGAGCCCTATCACTACCTTTGGAGTACCGGTGATACTGTTGCCGGGATATCCGTAAGCCCGGCCAATACCACTACCTATTATGTAACCATAAGCGACGGATGTGGCTCAGTTTCAAATGACAGTGTGAAAATAACGGTCATTACACCCCTTGTTGAAGCCGGACCCTCAGGCAGCACTTGCTCTTCCTCACCTATTACTTTTTCGGGTAATGCCCTGAACTATAATCCAGGATCCATCAGCTGGACACATACCGGTATAGGCTCACTTTCCGGACAAACTTCCTTATCACCCACTTACACGCCCGGAACCAATGAACAGGGTTTGATATGGATAAAACTAACCATCGAAGGACTGGGCGGTTGTGCAGGGCATTTCTACTCTGACAGTCTCAGTTTGCAGATTGACCCTCCTCCCACCGCCAATGCCGGCCCCGATGATGATATGTGCCAGGTGGATACCTATACCCTTGCTGCACTGGCCACTGATTATGATGCAGCTACCCTTACCTGGACTGAAAATGGTCCGGGTACACTTACCGGTGGCACAACTCTTACACCTACCTATACCCCCATTCCCGGTGAGATGGGCAATGTGGTTTTCACCCTTACAGTCAATGGCACCGGTTCCTGCGCTTCCCAGCAAGCCACCGACCAGATGATCCTTACGGTGAACCCTCCACCCTTTGTGCTGGCAGGGCCATCTGCTTCCATCTGTGCAGGAAGTACTTATACCCTTAATAACTCCATGGCCAATTTCTGCCAGGCATTACTCTGGACGACCAGTGGTACTGGCACCTTCGGCGACCCCACCAGCATTCACCCTGTATATACCCCATCTGCTGCGGATATTGCAGCCGGTTCAGTCATTCTTAGTTTCCGTGGGGATGGTTCACTCAGTTGTAATGCTATTCAGTCCACTGACCAGCTTACCCTGACCATCAATCCCAAGCCTTTTGCCGATGCCGGTCTCGACGACAACACCTGCCAGGGGATGAACTATACCGTTTCAGGGGCTTCTGCTTTAAACACAACAGCTTCGGGTGTGCTTTGGACAGAGAATGGAGCCGGATCGCTGATCAATAATAATACCCTTACACCCACTTATGTACCTGCCTTTTGTGAAACCGGCACTGTTACCCTCACCCTTACCGTATCAGGTGCTTTGAATGTGCCGGGAAATAATCTCTGTTGA